From one Stieleria sp. JC731 genomic stretch:
- a CDS encoding SCO family protein, with product MTTSGLTSIALAAIALSLCAGSSVFAQFGDTDNVTLNNGLPREAKGITVDQKLGDTIPIDAPLVDSNGNAIRVSDVIDGSLPTIFTMNYSNCPMLCSIQLNQLTAALNQLDLKLGEDFRILTVSIDPNETTERAAETKAKYVDEVINQPLANRGWTFATAKQPVITKLADAVGFRYRYDEAIQQYNHPAMLAFISPQGVITRYSLSLDFPADQLKLALVEAGEGTVGNAVDQFIMWCYSYDPDSNSYTPHAWRIMRLCGLGFIGLMLAALVPYWVGRKGGPGSANSKDLPIGSTHDSSGSTSSVAPHSNEQ from the coding sequence ATGACCACCTCTGGCTTGACTTCAATCGCCCTCGCGGCGATCGCGCTTTCTTTGTGCGCCGGATCGAGCGTTTTTGCTCAGTTTGGCGATACCGACAACGTCACACTAAACAACGGCCTGCCACGCGAAGCGAAGGGCATCACTGTTGATCAAAAGTTGGGTGACACGATTCCGATCGATGCACCGTTGGTCGACTCCAACGGCAACGCGATCAGGGTCAGTGATGTGATCGATGGCTCACTGCCAACGATCTTCACAATGAATTACAGCAATTGTCCAATGCTGTGCAGCATTCAATTAAATCAGCTGACTGCCGCACTGAATCAGTTGGACCTGAAGCTGGGCGAAGATTTTCGAATCCTGACGGTCAGCATTGACCCGAACGAGACGACGGAACGGGCCGCCGAAACAAAGGCCAAGTACGTGGACGAAGTGATCAACCAGCCGCTGGCAAATCGTGGTTGGACCTTTGCCACCGCGAAACAGCCCGTCATTACCAAATTGGCCGACGCCGTCGGATTCCGATATCGGTATGACGAAGCGATCCAACAATACAACCATCCAGCGATGCTGGCGTTTATCTCGCCTCAAGGTGTGATCACCCGCTACTCGCTATCGCTGGATTTTCCAGCCGACCAACTGAAACTCGCTTTGGTCGAAGCGGGTGAAGGGACGGTAGGAAACGCCGTCGACCAATTCATCATGTGGTGCTACAGCTATGATCCCGATTCGAATTCCTATACGCCGCACGCATGGCGAATCATGCGTCTTTGCGGCTTGGGATTCATCGGATTGATGTTGGCCGCATTGGTTCCCTACTGGGTCGGTCGAAAAGGTGGTCCGGGTTCGGCAAACTCCAAGGACCTCCCAATCGGATCGACGCACGACAGCTCGGGCAGCACGTCGTCTGTAGCCCCCCATTCGAACGAACAATAA
- the nrfD gene encoding NrfD/PsrC family molybdoenzyme membrane anchor subunit, whose product MSLAIPNGLDNTVERPGERAPLVLGETTFNDITESVCQVAERKPSAGWIGGFLVAFALLQMLGLLILYLIYTGVGVWGNRAPIFWGWPIVNFVFWVGIGHAGTLISAILYLFRQEWRTSINRAAEAMTIFAVACAGTFPGIHVGRAWLAFWLAPYPSLNLWMWPQFRSPLLWDVFAVSTYGTVSLLFWYMGMVPDLATFRDRSKNKWRRMIYGLLCLGWSGSSRHWMRYEKAYAILAALAAPLVLSVHTIVSFDFAVSQVPGWHTTIFPPYFVAGAIFSGFAMVLTLMIPARSMLKLEKLITIRHLENMCKIILATGSLVGLAYGTEFFIAWYGQVPAEQFAFVNRAFGPYWWAYWTMVSCNVISPQLFWFKKCRTTPWIIVVVCIFVNIGMWFERFVITITSLSRDYLPSAWAYFSPTWVDWGMLIGSFGLFFTLFLLFCRTLPVINMAEVKSSLAKQHHMAHAASEHGETEH is encoded by the coding sequence ATGTCACTGGCCATTCCAAACGGACTGGATAACACCGTCGAACGCCCTGGCGAACGCGCACCGCTCGTCCTTGGTGAAACGACCTTTAACGACATTACCGAGTCGGTTTGCCAAGTTGCCGAGCGAAAGCCCAGTGCCGGTTGGATAGGCGGATTTCTGGTCGCATTTGCACTGCTGCAGATGCTTGGCCTGTTGATCCTGTACTTGATCTACACCGGTGTTGGTGTCTGGGGTAACCGGGCTCCGATTTTCTGGGGTTGGCCCATTGTTAACTTCGTTTTCTGGGTCGGGATCGGCCACGCGGGAACGCTGATTAGTGCGATTCTGTATCTGTTCCGTCAGGAGTGGCGTACCAGTATCAACCGTGCTGCTGAAGCGATGACGATTTTCGCCGTTGCTTGTGCGGGTACCTTCCCAGGGATCCACGTCGGCCGAGCTTGGTTGGCGTTTTGGTTGGCTCCCTATCCCAGTTTGAACCTTTGGATGTGGCCACAATTCCGCAGTCCACTGTTGTGGGACGTTTTTGCGGTTTCAACATACGGAACGGTTTCGCTGCTGTTCTGGTACATGGGGATGGTGCCCGATTTGGCAACCTTCCGCGACCGCAGCAAGAACAAATGGCGACGCATGATCTACGGGCTCCTTTGCCTGGGTTGGAGCGGTTCGTCACGTCACTGGATGCGATACGAAAAGGCCTATGCGATTTTGGCCGCGCTCGCCGCCCCACTGGTACTTTCAGTACACACGATCGTTTCGTTTGACTTCGCGGTTTCACAAGTTCCCGGTTGGCACACGACCATCTTCCCGCCGTACTTTGTCGCCGGGGCGATCTTCAGCGGTTTCGCGATGGTGCTGACGCTGATGATTCCTGCCCGGTCGATGCTGAAGCTGGAAAAGCTGATCACGATTCGGCACTTGGAAAACATGTGCAAAATCATTCTGGCGACCGGTTCGCTGGTCGGTCTGGCATACGGAACGGAATTCTTCATCGCTTGGTATGGCCAAGTCCCTGCAGAGCAGTTTGCGTTCGTCAACCGCGCATTCGGTCCATACTGGTGGGCATATTGGACGATGGTTTCGTGCAACGTGATTAGCCCGCAGTTGTTCTGGTTCAAAAAGTGCCGAACCACACCGTGGATCATCGTTGTGGTTTGTATCTTCGTGAACATCGGAATGTGGTTCGAGCGTTTCGTGATCACGATTACCAGTTTGTCACGCGATTACCTGCCCAGTGCCTGGGCATACTTTTCACCGACCTGGGTCGATTGGGGCATGCTGATCGGTTCGTTCGGTTTGTTCTTTACCTTGTTCTTGCTGTTCTGCCGCACGCTACCGGTGATCAACATGGCCGAAGTCAAATCGAGCTTGGCCAAGCAACACCACATGGCTCACGCGGCTTCCGAGCATGGTGAGACAGAACATTAA
- a CDS encoding cbb3-type cytochrome c oxidase subunit I, whose product MSVGSVPAGYEVKDPGYPTPEENYLTNSRGLLTWVFTLDHKRIGVMYLVGVSLAFLVAGLLALGIRLHLFAPDGWLFNNEFFKWLAPDKAPNDIYNQVFTLHGAIMVFLFIIPSIPAALGNFLVPVMLGAKDVAFPRLNLSSFFLWVAGAVFFVMALLASGLDTGWTFYTPYSTTTDTSVIMATFGAFILGFSSIFTGLNFIVTINTMRPPGMTWFRMPLFLWATYSTSIIQVLATPVLGITLLLLIAERTMHIGIFDPEYNGDPVTYQHFFWFYSHPAVYIMILPAFGVISELISVHSHKRIFGYRFIAYSSIAIALLGFLVWGHHMFTAGMGPMTTIIFSALTFTVSVPSAIKVFNWLATMYKGAITLTTPMCYAIAFIFLFTIGGLTGLHLGTLATDMHLHDTYFVVAHFHYVMVGGTLVAFLGAVFHWWPKMFGRMYNELGGQISALIVFLGFNLTFLPQFVLGSRGMPRRYATYDPEFAALHEMSTWGALLLGIGLLVALVVLLASLVNGKKAPANPWGAATLEWACTSPPPFYNFERPPVVGDPYEFGDIQWDGASDRYVKVEPKRESVPSETPAESPAHAGE is encoded by the coding sequence ATGTCTGTTGGATCAGTCCCAGCCGGATACGAAGTCAAGGATCCAGGCTACCCGACACCTGAAGAAAACTACCTGACCAACTCGCGCGGCTTATTGACCTGGGTCTTTACTCTGGATCACAAGCGAATCGGCGTGATGTACCTGGTCGGCGTTTCGCTGGCATTCCTCGTTGCCGGTTTGTTGGCTCTGGGGATTCGTTTGCACCTGTTCGCACCCGACGGATGGTTGTTCAACAACGAATTCTTCAAGTGGTTGGCTCCAGACAAGGCTCCCAACGATATCTACAACCAAGTGTTCACCCTTCACGGGGCGATCATGGTGTTCCTGTTCATTATTCCCAGCATTCCGGCCGCATTAGGAAACTTCCTGGTGCCGGTGATGTTGGGGGCGAAAGACGTTGCCTTTCCACGATTGAACCTCAGCAGTTTCTTTCTGTGGGTCGCTGGCGCGGTCTTCTTTGTGATGGCCCTGTTGGCCAGTGGTTTGGACACCGGTTGGACGTTCTATACTCCCTACAGTACGACGACTGATACGTCCGTCATCATGGCGACGTTTGGTGCGTTCATCCTCGGTTTTAGCTCGATTTTCACCGGGCTGAACTTCATCGTCACGATCAACACAATGCGTCCGCCGGGGATGACTTGGTTCCGCATGCCGTTGTTCTTGTGGGCGACCTATTCGACTAGCATCATTCAGGTTTTGGCAACGCCAGTTCTGGGTATCACGCTTCTGCTGTTGATCGCCGAGCGAACGATGCACATCGGGATCTTTGACCCGGAATACAACGGTGACCCCGTTACCTATCAGCACTTCTTCTGGTTCTACAGCCACCCTGCTGTATACATCATGATTCTGCCCGCGTTTGGTGTGATCAGTGAATTGATCAGCGTCCACTCGCACAAACGAATCTTTGGATACCGTTTTATCGCTTACTCGTCGATCGCGATCGCTCTGCTGGGCTTCTTGGTTTGGGGACACCACATGTTCACCGCCGGGATGGGCCCGATGACGACGATCATCTTTAGTGCGTTGACGTTTACCGTTTCGGTTCCGTCGGCGATCAAGGTGTTCAACTGGTTGGCGACGATGTACAAGGGGGCGATCACACTGACGACCCCGATGTGCTACGCAATTGCGTTTATCTTCTTGTTCACGATCGGTGGTTTGACCGGTTTGCACCTCGGTACGCTCGCGACCGACATGCACCTGCACGATACTTACTTTGTCGTTGCTCACTTCCACTACGTAATGGTCGGCGGAACCCTGGTCGCATTCTTGGGAGCTGTCTTCCACTGGTGGCCAAAGATGTTCGGCCGGATGTACAACGAACTTGGCGGTCAGATTTCTGCTCTGATCGTTTTCCTTGGCTTCAACCTGACCTTCCTTCCGCAGTTCGTTCTCGGTAGCCGCGGAATGCCACGTCGATACGCCACTTACGATCCCGAATTCGCTGCACTGCACGAGATGAGTACCTGGGGAGCGTTGTTGCTGGGTATCGGCCTGTTGGTCGCGTTGGTCGTCTTGCTGGCTTCATTGGTCAATGGCAAGAAAGCACCTGCCAACCCTTGGGGAGCGGCGACGTTGGAATGGGCGTGCACATCGCCACCACCGTTCTACAACTTTGAACGTCCACCGGTTGTGGGCGACCCCTATGAGTTTGGCGATATCCAATGGGACGGAGCTTCGGATCGATACGTAAAGGTCGAACCGAAACGCGAATCGGTCCCCAGCGAAACACCTGCCGAAAGCCCAGCACACGCTGGCGAGTAA
- a CDS encoding c-type cytochrome — protein MIPAAITPLADYTESKLSFFPESASTFSSDTDWIFNFISIVALVFFIAIVIALFGFALKYKKAKGQQAESQTDHNTTIELVWSIGPSFLLIVMFYFGAQGFLAHRTIPEGSYELGVDAYKWGWGIDYGKFVIHPELHVVAGEPTKLTMTSKDVIHSLYIPAFRVKKDVVPGRFNYMWFKATQPSEKVATDEELAQLAAKDAETNASWDYDGRQFTPDGYAFYDLYCTEYCGTNHSEMQTVVVVHETREDLDAWIKKYSSRSATESPASYGEKLYQRRGCKSCHSIDGTKLVGPSWKDLAGKSRALASGESVVADENYLRESILNPKAKIAAGFQPVMPSYKGQLTDDDIYSLIEYIKSLNPDAAGPAAGEQPAEGGSEEATAEAPAE, from the coding sequence ATGATTCCTGCTGCGATCACGCCGCTTGCGGACTACACCGAAAGCAAGCTGTCGTTCTTTCCAGAGTCGGCATCGACGTTCTCGTCGGACACCGACTGGATCTTTAACTTCATCTCCATCGTGGCATTGGTGTTCTTCATTGCCATCGTGATCGCGTTGTTCGGATTCGCGCTGAAATACAAAAAGGCGAAAGGCCAACAGGCCGAAAGCCAAACCGATCACAACACGACGATCGAATTGGTTTGGTCGATCGGTCCTTCGTTCCTGTTGATCGTGATGTTCTACTTCGGTGCACAAGGGTTTCTTGCACACCGTACCATTCCCGAAGGCTCGTACGAGCTGGGCGTGGATGCGTACAAATGGGGTTGGGGTATCGACTATGGAAAGTTCGTCATCCACCCAGAACTGCACGTTGTTGCTGGCGAGCCAACCAAGCTGACCATGACCAGTAAGGACGTGATTCACAGTCTTTACATTCCCGCGTTCCGCGTGAAGAAGGACGTCGTTCCCGGTCGTTTCAATTACATGTGGTTCAAGGCGACTCAGCCGAGCGAAAAAGTCGCCACGGATGAGGAACTTGCTCAGCTTGCAGCGAAAGATGCTGAGACCAACGCCAGCTGGGACTATGACGGCCGTCAATTCACTCCAGACGGATACGCGTTCTACGATCTGTACTGCACCGAGTACTGCGGAACCAATCACTCGGAAATGCAGACGGTCGTTGTCGTTCACGAAACCCGTGAAGACCTTGACGCATGGATCAAAAAGTACAGCAGCCGTTCAGCAACCGAATCGCCCGCCAGCTACGGCGAAAAGCTTTACCAACGACGCGGTTGCAAAAGCTGCCACTCGATTGACGGGACCAAATTGGTCGGACCTTCCTGGAAAGATTTGGCCGGAAAGTCGCGTGCATTGGCAAGCGGTGAATCTGTCGTCGCCGACGAAAACTACCTTCGCGAGTCAATCTTGAATCCAAAAGCCAAGATCGCAGCCGGGTTCCAACCTGTGATGCCAAGTTACAAAGGCCAGTTGACCGACGACGACATTTACAGCTTGATCGAATACATCAAGTCGTTGAATCCCGATGCCGCTGGACCCGCAGCGGGCGAACAGCCTGCCGAAGGCGGTTCAGAAGAAGCGACCGCCGAAGCACCGGCGGAATAG
- a CDS encoding quinol:electron acceptor oxidoreductase subunit ActD, translated as MSDTNSEKNVHGMMAEFTTVDSLLSACRRIRDAGYTKTDAFTPFPVHGIDKALGIKPTILPWICFFAGLTGTCIALTMEIWMNGIDYKYIISGKPFVSLPAFIPVAFELTILLASFGAFFGMWALNGLPRFSNPMFTDPRFDRATDDRFFLYIDSKDERYDSAGVRSLLADTGSDYINEVLEDDSPKDVPRPIFMIWGVAVAASVIPLLCVLLMRVTNSSQPRFHIFYDMDFSPAKDAQQTTSLFADNRAMRPDVPGTVARGQLVGSLDVMTGIDVDSLQAMNAPQAQRLVAAFMQDDKEAVAEEVTDVAKAEDDQATPSVMETTPWVTKNPMTVNKELLSQGQTQFGIYCSVCHGMDGKGNGLVNQRAQEKGFDTWVPPSNMHQDTLYSDKYPDGKLFSTISNGIRKMPGYAGQIKVEDRWAIVAYVRALQKSQNASMEAIPEARKEEVKTAVDAAKKELQRQAEEAEKAAAAREQK; from the coding sequence ATGTCGGATACCAATTCTGAAAAAAACGTTCACGGGATGATGGCCGAGTTCACCACGGTGGATTCGCTGCTGAGCGCTTGTCGTCGGATCCGTGACGCCGGCTATACAAAGACCGATGCTTTCACGCCGTTTCCGGTTCACGGGATCGATAAAGCATTGGGGATTAAACCCACCATTCTGCCTTGGATCTGCTTCTTTGCGGGTCTGACCGGAACTTGCATCGCGTTGACGATGGAAATCTGGATGAATGGTATCGACTACAAATACATCATCTCCGGAAAGCCATTCGTTTCGTTGCCGGCGTTCATCCCTGTCGCTTTCGAACTGACGATTTTGTTGGCTTCCTTCGGTGCCTTTTTTGGCATGTGGGCGCTCAACGGATTGCCACGATTCAGCAATCCGATGTTCACCGATCCTCGATTCGATCGGGCGACCGATGACCGGTTCTTCTTGTATATCGATTCGAAAGACGAACGTTACGATTCCGCAGGTGTGCGGTCCTTGCTTGCCGATACCGGCAGCGACTACATCAACGAAGTCCTCGAAGATGACTCGCCGAAAGATGTCCCTCGCCCGATCTTCATGATCTGGGGTGTTGCTGTTGCGGCCTCTGTGATTCCACTTTTGTGTGTCTTGCTGATGCGAGTGACCAACAGCAGTCAGCCACGTTTCCACATCTTCTACGACATGGATTTCTCGCCAGCGAAGGATGCTCAGCAAACGACCAGTTTGTTCGCTGACAATCGCGCGATGCGACCAGACGTCCCAGGGACGGTGGCTCGTGGTCAGCTTGTCGGATCGCTGGATGTGATGACCGGAATTGATGTCGACTCGTTGCAAGCGATGAACGCTCCACAAGCACAGCGACTCGTTGCCGCTTTCATGCAAGACGACAAAGAAGCCGTCGCTGAAGAAGTGACCGACGTCGCCAAGGCTGAAGACGATCAGGCCACACCAAGCGTCATGGAAACAACCCCATGGGTCACGAAGAATCCCATGACCGTGAATAAGGAGCTGCTCTCACAAGGTCAGACTCAGTTCGGGATCTACTGCAGCGTTTGTCACGGGATGGACGGAAAGGGCAACGGCTTGGTCAACCAGCGTGCCCAGGAAAAAGGTTTCGATACTTGGGTTCCTCCGTCAAACATGCACCAAGACACGCTTTATAGCGACAAGTACCCCGACGGAAAGCTGTTCTCGACGATCAGCAACGGCATCCGCAAGATGCCTGGTTACGCCGGTCAGATCAAAGTCGAAGATCGCTGGGCGATCGTCGCTTATGTCCGAGCGTTGCAGAAAAGCCAAAATGCTTCGATGGAAGCCATTCCCGAGGCACGAAAAGAAGAAGTCAAAACAGCCGTTGATGCGGCTAAGAAAGAGCTGCAGCGTCAGGCCGAAGAGGCTGAGAAGGCCGCAGCTGCTCGCGAGCAAAAATAA